TAGGCTTGTCTGATTCTCGATAGGTTGGCTATTCGACGCTGACCCGCTGACCAAACTTGCTTTCGGTGCCATTGCGCAGCCGGGTAATATTATCACGATGCGAAACCACCACCGCTAAGGCGATCAAACCACAATATGTTACAATCGCAATATGGCTTTGATCGAGCATAAAAAACACGCCAGCAGTAATCGCGGCGGCAATGCTGGCCAAAATTGAGGCCAACGAAACGTAACGGGTCAATAGTACAACCGCCCACCAAACCAAGGCCGCTGCCAAAAAGCCCCATGGGAAGATGCCTAAAACGCCACCCAAGCCAGTTGCGACCCCACGGCCACCATGAAAGCCAGCAAATATTGGGTAAATATGGCCAACCACGGCAATTGTGGCGGCTAGCACCATGGCCCAAGCATTATCGGGCATGAGCCAACGGGCGGCCCAAATTGCGGCAATGCCTTTGAGCGCATCGAGCACAAAAACCAAGCCGCCATAACGTGGCCCCATGGTGCGCAGCACATTGGTTGCCCCCGTGCGCTTCGAGCCATACGAACGCACATCGATCCCACCAACCATGCGCCCAATCAACAACCCAAAAGGAATCGACCCAAGCAAATAACTGATCACTGCAATCAGCAAATAGTACACAGAGCCTCCTTAGTCTTGTTTTTGGCGTGGTGGTTGGCGGAAAATCGCCCGAGCGCCCCAGATGTATTCAACTCCCGACATAATCGTGAGCAATACAGCAAGCCACAGCACAATCGACGATAAATGGCTAAGCCAAGTCAAACCGCCAGCAAAATCGATCAACTTAAACCAGCCGTCACGGTCGAGGTTGGCCCGAACCATGATCCAGCCGAGCGCTACGATTGTGATGATCATTTTTAGCTTGCCCCAACGCCCCGATGGAATAACCACGCCTTCGGAAGCAGCGAGTGAGCGTAAGCCAGTCACCACAAATTCGCGCACCAAAATAATAATCGCCGCCCATGGGTCAAGCAGATTGGTGGCAACCAAACAGACCAGGATTCCGGCGGTATAAATTTTATCGGCAGTCAGATCAAGGAAGATGCCTAAATTGCTGACCCAGCCATATTTTCGTGCCAATTGGCCGTCGAGCATATCGGTGAGCGCGACCACCACATAAAACCAAAACGCCCAGAAATAGCTAATGGCAGTGTCGTTAAGCAACAACATTAACAACGGAATCGTTGCGATGATGCGGATCGAACTTAAAATGTTGGCCATATTCCATGGGTTCACCCAAGGCTTACGCCCCGCCCGCTCCTTCCGACGAAGCAGCGGGGGGCGTTTACTGCGTTGAAAACGCGGTGCCGGTGATTGCCCTGATGAAGGTGCATTACTCATTGATTACTCAGCAAACACGGTTGCGGCATCGGGCACTTGTTGCCAATCGACTAAGAAGGTTTCGATGCCTTTGTCAGTTAACGGGTGCTTGACCAGTTGTTGCAGCACTTTGAATGGCATGGTAGCAACATGCGAGCCAGCCAATGCCGATTGCAAAACGTGAACTGGGTGGCGAATTGAGGCTGCCAAAACTTCAGTTTGTACATTGTAGTTTTTGAAAATCTGGACAATATCGCGAATC
This sequence is a window from Herpetosiphon gulosus. Protein-coding genes within it:
- the plsY gene encoding glycerol-3-phosphate 1-O-acyltransferase PlsY yields the protein MYYLLIAVISYLLGSIPFGLLIGRMVGGIDVRSYGSKRTGATNVLRTMGPRYGGLVFVLDALKGIAAIWAARWLMPDNAWAMVLAATIAVVGHIYPIFAGFHGGRGVATGLGGVLGIFPWGFLAAALVWWAVVLLTRYVSLASILASIAAAITAGVFFMLDQSHIAIVTYCGLIALAVVVSHRDNITRLRNGTESKFGQRVSVE
- the pgsA gene encoding CDP-diacylglycerol--glycerol-3-phosphate 3-phosphatidyltransferase, whose amino-acid sequence is MANILSSIRIIATIPLLMLLLNDTAISYFWAFWFYVVVALTDMLDGQLARKYGWVSNLGIFLDLTADKIYTAGILVCLVATNLLDPWAAIIILVREFVVTGLRSLAASEGVVIPSGRWGKLKMIITIVALGWIMVRANLDRDGWFKLIDFAGGLTWLSHLSSIVLWLAVLLTIMSGVEYIWGARAIFRQPPRQKQD